TTAAAGTTATATGACCATTAGTAATATCCCAAACAGCTCTATGGATTACTGTAGAGTCTAACCAAGTGGTTATGCTACCATAATAAATTATTAATGGAACTGAAATTAATAAATAAACAAAAATCGGAATTCCTAATCCATATATAGCTCTTTTTTTTACGCTATTAGTTACCTCACCTAAATAGTAAAGGAATGGGAAAATTAAAACATAAGCGGGTTCCTTAGATGCCATAGCTAAAGCTAATGAAATAGAAGCCCATAATAGATTATCTCTCACAAGAAAATATAGAGATAGTAAACTAAAGAAAGAGACATATATGTCAAGTAATGCTATTCCATGTAATGCCCAAACATTAGGATCTAGTGCTATGAGTAAAGAAGACAACAATCCTGCTAGGTTTCCTATTGTATTATTACCAATTAATTTTCTACCTAAGAAAAATGCAACTACTAACATTAAATCTCCTAAGATCCAGCTAGGCAATCTCCAAGCAACTGGATAATATCCCATTAAATATATGAATAAGGCCATTATGTACTTAGCTAATGGTGGATGTTCTGGGTTAATGTAACTTTGAATGTTTTGTTCATTAGGATACCCTATTTTAGTCATAGGTGGTGGAGTAACGTGAAATACTAATTTAAGAATATTATAAGCAGATGAGGGATACCACACTTCATCTCCTATATATCCGTTAATAGGAGCAAATGTTACTACTGTTTCGTATGTATACACTATAATTAGAGCAACTAATCCAATGTAAAAGAAATAGTTTATCAACTTATCTTTTTGCATAACTTAAACCTTATTTTAAGATTTTTAAAGCTTCTCCAATGTTTACATTCTCATGAATAATTTTTGAAATTGCCTTAGCTAACTTATCTGGCTCTTCCGATTGCCATAAATTTCTTCCTACAGTGACACCTTTAGCTCCTGCATCAAGAGCATCCTTTAACATCTTTAAAAACTCTTCAATCGTACTAGTCTTAGGACCTCCTCTTATAAGGATTGGAGCAAAAGCTACGTTCACGACTTCCTTAAACTCATCTTTATTACCAGTATAATCAACCTTTAAAATATCAGCGCCTATTTCTGAAGCTAATCTTGTAACATATTTTACTATACTTGTATCCTTTACTGAATCTGGATTGTCCCTAGTAACATATAGAGGTTCCACGATAAATGGAATTCCATAATCGTTTGCTTCTCTTCTTAATGATGCGAGAATACTTATATTGTATCCTTCCACTCTATCATCTCCATACCCAACAACCAGATAAGTAACTACAGCATCAGCACCTGCATTTATTGCATCCTTAATTGTATATACTGATGAATAATACCCCTCATTATAAATTTTATACTTTTGCCTCCATACATTTGCAGTATCTAGCCTAGCTATTAGCATGGGAGAATTTCTTGAAAAGAAATTCTCTTTAACTAATTTAACCATAGCTGGACTCATTTGAAGTGCGTCAGGACCGTTCTTAGCTATCTTAGCTACCACTTCTATTGGATTTTCAATGCCTTTTAAAGGACCCATTACTAAACCATGATCTAAAGCTACTATAAATGCCCTCCCTTTTTCGAAAAGCTTCGCCATTCGTATTTCGAGTCCAGTCATAATTTTACATTAACGTTTTTGTTTAAATTCTCTTATGACCGCTATCATCAATTGTTTTCCATATGGATTAAATATCGAGTTTAGCCCACCAAATATTATAATACCTAATGTGCCATATTCTACCATTCCTAAAAAGGTGACTGGTTTATATACCAATGACATTGGAATGCCGATTAGACCTAATACTAATGGCAATAAGAATTCCTTAATAGGAAAGTTAAAGGTATATATTTCCTTAGAAAGTTTATATGATGTAAACAACATAGAGAACGAATTAATTAGAATACCAATACTCATGAAGGAGGCTAATAGATAAGGAGGATATCTAGAGAATATGAAAATTAATAAGGAGGAAAGTCCTAACCCTAAAATAGAAAGGCTCATATTAGTAACAGTCAATTTAGCTACATAACCTTTAAACTCCTCTTTAGACTCTATTGAGAGAGTTTTATCAGCCATGGTTATACTTTGATAGAAAATTCCATAGAAACCTCTGATAAAATTGGAGAAGGTTAATATGTATAACGCTAACATAGCAGCTATATAATCTGGTCTCAATTTGTATAGCAAACCATATCCATCAGAGTAAATAAGTAATAAGAATAGACTACCAGCCAATGAGTAAAGTTTAATAGCATTAGAGATCACTGAAGGATCTTTATCTTCAGCAAGCTTTGCCATAAGCCCAGTGTACACAGATTGAGTCCATATTTGGATGTTACTTATTATTATTGCTGATTCAAAATATGCAACTACTAAATCTGAATTTGCTATAACTAACGCTATCCATACTACTGAGGCTTCTAAAATATACTGTAAATAATTTGCTATATATACTAAAGATTTTCTTATAGCCGAAATAGCTACAATAAGATCAATTTTAAGATTAGCCCTTATGAAAAATAAATTTAGTAAAATTTGGGCAAGATAGCCTATATCATATGCTAGAATTACTGCTAGAATAGAGAAATTATATATGAACATAAAAATAATTCCTGCAACAAGTCTTAAAACTTGAAAAACAGTAGCAGAGATCCCTACAATTTTAGGAGTTCTACCTTGAGCTATAGCGTTAGTTACTTTTAACAGATATGTTAAAAGTATTAGGGATGTTGCAGAGTAAAAGTATAATGGAATATTAAGCTTAGTTAAGGAAATATAATAAGGCACTAGGAGAAAAAATATTAAACCTGCTATTGCTCCAGAAGCTAAGTTAAAAACTATTATCCCTCCTACGTTTTTCTTCTCTGCAGCGTATCTTGATGTAATTAGGGAAAGTAAGTCTGCAGGAATTGTAAAGTATCCTACAGTAAATACATATAATGTTTGCCAAGTTGCAAAATATTCTACACCATATGGGGGATTAGATAAATATTTTGCCACAAGATATGTAAAGATAAAGGAGATTGGAGCCACTAATATCCTTAATAATAGGTTTTGGATCCCAATTCTAGTAAATCTTACTCTCTCACTAGTAACATTTTTCACATTATTCACCTACAAAATAAAAAATAACGTAATTTATTCTCTATTTCTGAACTCGTGTATATATTATTTATCGTAATGTTTATGTGTTTATAAGTAGAAGAATTCATATAAGGTAAATTTAAGCATTCTTCAATGGGAGAAGAAATTATTGAAACTATTAAATCACTTAATTTAACTTTCTTATTTTCAGCAATCTTAACAAGTATATCATACCATTCTTTTGGTATTCTTATCTTCACAATACTAAAAAATAAATTAGAACAGAAAAAATCATCCCTCTATTATGTCGTCTATTGCCCTTGCGATATCCCTTATTGATATTATGCCTTTTAAGTTACCATTATTATCGATTACTGGCAAATGCCTAATGTTGTATGTTCTCATTAAACTTAAAGCACCAGTTATTGGAGCGTCCTCTTTTATAGTTATTAATGAAGCAGTCATTATATCCTCAGCTCTCACATTTAGATCTTTATTCTTACCTATTGCCCTAACTATATCACGTTCAGTTATTATGCCAACTGGCTTTCCATTATCAATAACAATCACTGACCCAATATTATTTTCAGTCATAATTTT
The genomic region above belongs to Saccharolobus caldissimus and contains:
- a CDS encoding glycosyltransferase family 39 protein gives rise to the protein MQKDKLINYFFYIGLVALIIVYTYETVVTFAPINGYIGDEVWYPSSAYNILKLVFHVTPPPMTKIGYPNEQNIQSYINPEHPPLAKYIMALFIYLMGYYPVAWRLPSWILGDLMLVVAFFLGRKLIGNNTIGNLAGLLSSLLIALDPNVWALHGIALLDIYVSFFSLLSLYFLVRDNLLWASISLALAMASKEPAYVLIFPFLYYLGEVTNSVKKRAIYGLGIPIFVYLLISVPLIIYYGSITTWLDSTVIHRAVWDITNGHITLTATSQISTPWDWFLNIHPFYLGYGLYASTNPYVLILWIITTPIAFIFRDYKLITVTMWAWTEWIGFVIVYFLGNHTLFSFYVTDFMPVVDIYVVVALFKLAQRINILK
- a CDS encoding class I fructose-bisphosphate aldolase translates to MTGLEIRMAKLFEKGRAFIVALDHGLVMGPLKGIENPIEVVAKIAKNGPDALQMSPAMVKLVKENFFSRNSPMLIARLDTANVWRQKYKIYNEGYYSSVYTIKDAINAGADAVVTYLVVGYGDDRVEGYNISILASLRREANDYGIPFIVEPLYVTRDNPDSVKDTSIVKYVTRLASEIGADILKVDYTGNKDEFKEVVNVAFAPILIRGGPKTSTIEEFLKMLKDALDAGAKGVTVGRNLWQSEEPDKLAKAISKIIHENVNIGEALKILK
- a CDS encoding teichoic acid transporter; this translates as MKNVTSERVRFTRIGIQNLLLRILVAPISFIFTYLVAKYLSNPPYGVEYFATWQTLYVFTVGYFTIPADLLSLITSRYAAEKKNVGGIIVFNLASGAIAGLIFFLLVPYYISLTKLNIPLYFYSATSLILLTYLLKVTNAIAQGRTPKIVGISATVFQVLRLVAGIIFMFIYNFSILAVILAYDIGYLAQILLNLFFIRANLKIDLIVAISAIRKSLVYIANYLQYILEASVVWIALVIANSDLVVAYFESAIIISNIQIWTQSVYTGLMAKLAEDKDPSVISNAIKLYSLAGSLFLLLIYSDGYGLLYKLRPDYIAAMLALYILTFSNFIRGFYGIFYQSITMADKTLSIESKEEFKGYVAKLTVTNMSLSILGLGLSSLLIFIFSRYPPYLLASFMSIGILINSFSMLFTSYKLSKEIYTFNFPIKEFLLPLVLGLIGIPMSLVYKPVTFLGMVEYGTLGIIIFGGLNSIFNPYGKQLMIAVIREFKQKR
- a CDS encoding CBS domain-containing protein — encoded protein: MKEEFVKEYMKSNVITVDKNTILKDIAKIMTENNIGSVIVIDNGKPVGIITERDIVRAIGKNKDLNVRAEDIMTASLITIKEDAPITGALSLMRTYNIRHLPVIDNNGNLKGIISIRDIARAIDDIIEG